Proteins from a genomic interval of Zingiber officinale cultivar Zhangliang chromosome 1B, Zo_v1.1, whole genome shotgun sequence:
- the LOC122041908 gene encoding pentatricopeptide repeat-containing protein At2g41080-like → MYLKLGRVPAARAVFDTMACRNIMSFNILINSLIHNGDINAARKLFDEIPERNLATWNAMIVRLAHFELDEEGLECFLRSRREGLRLDEFSLGRTLRCCTGLKDASSGRQIHAFVVINGFGQDMCVGSSLAHMYMRSGHLEEGERVLKGLPFLNVVSCNTVIAGRTQNGDPEGAFHHFILMKNVGLLPDHVTFVSIISACSDLAALAQGQQVHAQVIHVGVGSVTPVRSSLISMYSKCGCLEDSSTIFSESDASDLVLWSSMIATYGFHGRGEEAIKLFNEMIGEATIIML, encoded by the coding sequence ATGTACCTCAAACTTGGCCGGGTCCCCGCCGCCCGCGCCGTGTTTGACACAATGGCGTGCCGAAACATCATGTCCTTCAACATCCTCATCAACAGTCTCATCCATAACGGGGACATCAACGCTGCCCGCAAGCTGTTCGATGAAATTCCAGAGAGGAACCTCGCCACCTGGAACGCCATGATTGTCAGGCTGGCTCACTTCGAGCTCGACGAGGAGGGACTCGAGTGCTTCCTGAGGTCGAGGAGGGAGGGCCTGCGTCTCGATGAGTTTAGTTTGGGGAGAACCTTGCGATGCTGCACCGGATTGAAGGATGCAAGTTCTGGTCGCCAAATCCATGCCTTCGTGGTTATCAATGGGTTTGGGCAGGACATGTGTGTTGGGAGCTCTCTAGCTCACATGTACATGAGAAGTGGTCATCTTGAAGAAGGAGAAAGGGTTCTGAAAGGATTGCCTTTCCTCAATGTGGTCTCTTGCAATACTGTGATTGCAGGAAGAACACAAAATGGGGACCCTGAAGGGGCCTTCCACCATTTCATCCTCATGAAGAATGTCGGATTGTTGCCAGACCATGTAACCTTTGTTAGCATCATCAGTGCATGCTCTGACTTAGCTGCCTTAGCACAGGGGCAACAAGTGCATGCACAAGTCATCCATGTTGGAGTTGGTTCAGTCACCCCGGTGAGGAGTTCACTGATAAGCATGTATTCCAAGTGCGGTTGTTTGGAGGATTCAAGCACGATATTTTCTGAATCTGATGCATCAGACCTTGTGCTCTGGAGCTCCATGATTGCAACCTACGGTTTTCATGGACGTGGAGAGGAGGCTATCAAGTTGTTTAATGAGATGATCGGAGAAGCCACAATTATCATGCTGTAG